The genomic segment ATATCTGCCGCACAAGAATCAATGTAGCTGAGATCCTCCTGATGGGCTGTGACTGCTTGCACTGCTAACAAAGAGTATGACTCCACTTGAACATCTTGAAAATCTTTTTCATAAAGAAGCTTGATTCCTTCCCGTATTGCTAAAAGCTCACCATGCAATACCGATAATGGTTGATTGATTTGTTTTCCAAATGCTAGCAACAAACGGCTTTGTGAGTCCCGAATCACACCCCCAGCGCTGTACTGTTGCTTATCCTCATTGAATGCTGCATCCACATTCAACTTTAGGGTGCATCTACCTGGCGGTGTCCACTTTCTTTCAGAATTAGCCACCACCGACTGATTGGAAATTTTTACTAATTTCCGAGTCTTTCGGAACTCACAAAGCATTGTGGAACTCCAACATATATTTTCGGCCATTGGTTTGGTCCTATCTCCATGGATAAAATTCTGTTTCTCTTTCCAGATGCCCCACGTGTGAACCGCAAGATTCTCAAACTCCTCCTTGGATAATTGTTGTTTCAACCACATGCATATATCAAGGGTGCTGGTTTGAGTAGCTTCCTCTAAGAATATATGCAAAAAGCGATTTCTTCCAGAGGTGTTTTATTGCAGCACAGAAGAATAATGCATGGCAGGTCGAGTCCATGGGAAAACTACACAGGGAACAGGATTCGCTAACCGAGACATGATGCCGCAACAGATTTTGGTTAGTAGGAATACAATCATGAGAAATACTCCACCAGAATAGCCTCACCTTAGGTGGAACTGAAAGACTCCATATAAACTCCCACCAAGATTCGTTGGGATGCTCTGATTGATGCTCTGGTGGGGAGAACAACCCTCGTTGAAGACGACAACCATCACACACCATATACTTGCCCTTGGCATCAAACCTCCAAAAAACAGAGTCACTCATACCTGTCGCAGGGAGAGGAATCTTAAGGATTTTTCCTGCTATATATAGGTTAAAATTGGTATTGATTAAATCAACATCCCACTCTCCTTGATTTATTAATTCATTCACCGAAACATCATCATCCCACATGACCAACGGCTCGTCAATCGTAGACTGCATGGTAGGGATCCATTTATCCTTAAAAATCTTAATAGATTTGCCATCGCCAACTCTCCAAAGCAGTCCACTCTCCAAAAGTTCTTTACTCTAGATGATAGATCTCCATATGTAGGACGAATTATTACCCAACCTCGCTTCCAACACTGACACGTGCCTGAAATAACGGCCTTTGAGTACACGGGCCACTAGGGAATTTGGGAATCGAATGAGACGCCATAACTGTTTGGCAAGCAAGGCCTTATTGAATTCAGTCAATTTTCTGAAGCCCAAGCCACCCCTGCCCTTTGGTTTGCATAGAAAATCCCAAGATCGCCAATGCATTTTTCGTTTCCCCTTATCTAAACCCCACCAGAAATTCGCACATTCTTTTTCAATATCCTCACATACCCTAATAGGCATTTTGAAGCATGACATCGCAAATGTAGGAATCGCTTGTAAAACAGATTTGATCAGAACTTCTTTACCTCCGATAGAGAACCATTTATGATTCCAACCTTGGATTCTTTTCACCACTCTTTCACATAAATAATTGAACTGGAGCCTTTTACTCCACATTGATATCGTGGGTAGGCCCAAATAGAGGTCGTGTTGATGGACGACAGGAATAGTCAATATAGTCTTAATCGTATCCATAAGAGCTGGACTAGAATTAGGACTAAAAGATACAGCCGACTTATCATAATTAATGAGTTGCCCTGATGCTTTTTCATACAGAGATAGGCATTCTTTGACCCGGGCTCCTTCCTGTATGGTAGCTCTGAAAAACACCAGACTATCGTCTGCAAAGAAAAGATGACACACTGATGGGCAAGTAGGCGCAATCTTAACGCCCCTAAATAAACCCCTTGCTTCATACACATCAAAAATCAAAAAGAGATGAAAGACCATGCGCACATAGTACGAACAAATAAGGAGAGAGTGGATCACCTTGACGTAGCCCCCTACTTGGTATAATAGGGCCCACCATCTCCTGGTTGACTCTAAAAGAGTACGATACCGAAGTAACACAGTTCATCACCCTTGCTATCCATCTATCATCAAATCCCATCCTGACCATTATCATCTTAAGAAACCCCTATTCGACCCGATCATATGCTTTACTCATATCCAGTTTTAATGCAGCATGGCCACTACGGCCCACCTTTCTGTTCCTCATCCACTGCAAGATCTCAAACCCCAAGATAATGTTGTCAGTAATTAGACGCCCTGGGATGAAAGCACTCTGAGATGTATCAATAAGATTTGAGAGAATAGGCCTTAGACGGTTGGTGAGGGCACGAGAAACAATTTTGTAACATACGTTACAAAGGCTAATCGGCCTGAAGTCTTTCATGAGTAACGGGTCTTTTACTTTCGGTATGAGAGTGACAAGGATATCGTTCCAATCTCCTACAGAAGCACCCTCATTGAGCACTCGGAGTACCTCTTTTGAAACATCATGCCCTGCAACGTCCCAGAACTTCTGAAAGAATAATGTAGATAAGCCATCCGGACCAAGGGCTTTATTCGGGTGCATATCAAATAGAGCTCTTCGAACCTCTGCTTCAGTAAACGGATCGTACAACCGCTGGTTCATCTGAGCATCCACTTTCGGGGCTACCGAATCAATAACTCTTCCAATATCATCGGCACTAGGGTTGGCAGATGTGAATAGAGTTTCGAAGTAATCCAACACGATCTGAGATAGCCCTCTCTCGTCTGAACACCAATCCTCGTGGCTCGATACCAAGCCTGTTATGGTATTTTGGTTCCTACGAAGGGAGGCTTTAGCATGGAAATACCGAGTATTACGATCTCCATTTTGAAGCCAGGATTCTCTGCTCCTTTGCCTCCAATACATCTCCTCTTTAGTAGCCAGATTCTCAACCTCTATCTCTAGATCTTTAATCTGTGATGTATTATAATTCCACTGAGAACtagtccggagattattcaatATTTATCTCTGTGCTTTAAGCCGTCTAGGGACACTTCGGATCTTGTTATTATCCCAGTGGAGCAAAGCACTCTTGCAGGACTCCATGCGCTCCAAGAGAGAGCAGTATGGACCCCTGGCTCCCCACCCTTGCTCAATTACCTCTCTACAGTCATATTCCAATAGCCAGCCTTTTTCGAATCGAAATTTATACTTTTTGGACCGTCGTCCTGTACGATTATCAATTTGGTCACCTTGAAACTTCATACAGATAGGACGGTGATCAGAATGAAAGAATTCCAAAGAACTGGCCTGAGCCGCCGGGAAAAGAAGACGCCACTTCAAGTCCCCCACAAACCGATCCAGGCGTTCAAAAATAATACTATTAGTATTCCTTCGGTTCACCCAAGTGAAAAATTCCCCCCTTGAATGAATATCCTAAAGCTCGCATAAATCAAGAACTTCCCGAAAAGCTTGCATCTGATTCGGTGCACGCCTATTTCCTCCCAATTTCTCACTATCAAAACAGATTTCATTAACGTCTCCTCCGACTAACCAAAGTATTTCCCTGGGCTCCGAGATATCCCTAAGTCGGTGCAATAAATCCCATGAGAGATGGCGTAGGGAAGTTTCGGGATGTCCATAGAATCCAGTAAAACGCCACACCAACTCGGCTTCGTGTACCAAACAATCTATGTGCCCGGATGAGTAAGATTGAATTGAAACCAGTACTGGGTCCTTCCAGAATAAGGCTAATCCACCACTCCTCCCCCGACAATCCACCATAAAACATCCCGAAAAACCAAGCTTATATTTCCACCATCTACAAGAGGCCTCTCTCATTTTGGTTTCACTCAAAAATAAGAAAGCGGGTTTCTTTTCGGCGACGAGTCGCCCCAGTTCCCGGAACGCCCGTTGGTTCCCAAGCCCCCGGGTATTTCAAATAATGAGATTCATTGTTGTCGGCGGGGTTGCTCAGCAACCACCGCCGGTAAATCAGTATCCTCCAAGCTGTCATCCATTCTCTTTGCCATCTTCTTTGTAGGACTAGTGTACTCCTGGGACGAGATATCAGGGTCGGCTCTTGCATTTCTTTTAATCCCTAACAAAGAAATGGATTCCGACATTCTCTCACATCCCGACATATTCCTGTGCCTTTCCCGAGCCCGTCTTTTACACTGTCTCGATTCAGACCCATTTCCTGTTATCATATTTATCCCATCACTAAGTGGCTCATCCTCAGTCGGACCCACTAATTGCAATCTAGGTAGGGAATGAGCAAAAGATTGTGGAGCCGTATCAGCCTCACCAGTATTTTTTTTGCCCAGATCAGTATGCTTCAATGTTGAATTGCTCTCCTCCTCAGGGCCCACGGTAGTAACAACTGGATTCTTTCCCTAGGTCAAAAGAATTGATCTTTGCACAAGTTGTTGATCCGATTCATCATGAGTGTTCATCCCATTAGCAGTTTTCTCTGTTCTTGACCCACTCCCGAAAGCGCGGAGGTCGAGCTCCAAGCTTTTCAAGTTTAAGCAAGATTAGCACGGGTTTAAGCgtgaaaaaatgtttttttatctTTAGTGTAATTATAATTATCTCAGaccaataaatagataaaataatacataaatatgataaacGTAAGTCTGATGCAttaattctcatatttataaaagcataaaaatctcaaaattacgatctttatttgtttttacaattaaaacacattaaaaaatgctaaatatttgtcaaatcattatcagacacgcttaatcataattaaaatttaaaaataaacatctaaattataaacctaatttattattttaaaataaaaacataccttcaaaataaaaaaataaacatatatgaTTACTTGCGTTTAGGCGTGCTTAATTAAACGCCTGTTGTCTATGTTTATGAATTACAGCTCGAGCCCCGTGTTCAAGGAAAGGGACCAGGGAAAATCTTAATGCAATTGGTAGAGCTTATTGCTTGTGAGGTGTGGTTAAGTTTTCAAATTTCCATTTCGCCAAATTCTGTGAATGTTATGTTGAGAATAAGGAAAACGAGGTTTACATGTAAAAGTATGTGTTAGCATAGTAATGGATGAATACCAAAAACAATGTCTATAAAATTCCACTCATTTTGGTGCTCTAGGCATGTGTCCGTCTTCACCTCACCACTTTCGAATTAATTGATTCAATCCTTTTTGTAGAATAAAATGGGAGCTGTGGTGCTAACTGTTCAAAGAGCCAATTCGCCAGCAATGGACTCCTACATCGGTAAACTTAGGTAGGGTATTTTGTAATCATTTGAACTGTCCACGACCTTTGTTTTTACATTGTTATACTTATCAAACTTGATGAGTTTTGGAATTTGAGTACCTCGAATGGAGATTAGAATCTTGTTTCACCAGTGTTATAGCTCAACGTTGTGATTATGAGTCATAATTCATTGTAGGTGGCTTTGTTTTGCTACATCAACTAGTTCCAGACACAGTTATTCACATCTGTATCCCTATGTGCTGTGCTTCACCCAGTCCCTTAACACCCAAATGTCTTTTTGAAgccaatatttattttttactcGTGTATTTGCCCCCTAAGCAAAAAACTTGCAGCAGCCGAAGCTGAAACTCCTGTTCTTCTTGATCACGTGAAAATCCATGTTGTCGTTATTGAAAATTCACCATATATATTTCCAACGAATAGTTTTGAGGAATGGTTCATTGAGATTTTATCTCATGAAAGTCAGCCTATTAATTTTTTGCGAGGCTGAGTTTGTCTATTTCTATCTTTATGTGATTTTGTGAAATGCACGTTGCTATAGTTGATGTTGCTATTAGTTCTCAACCAATTCGAAAACTTCTCCACTGCAGATACTCTATGTCTGCAATTTCACCATCAAGGGTTGATCCATTGGTTAGCACTATCTTGACTCCAATACTTTTCATCCATTTGAGACTATCATAGAATATTTACCTGATTATTAAAATTACCTTCTGCAGGGAGTACAAAAAAGCTATGAGATTCTTTGTAAAACATTTGACCATGAAGCTCGAGTAATATTGGAGGTACACGAAGCACGAttatgatactcatcatatcaTTATAATCTTAAATTCACCTGGCTTACCATGCAACCATACGATCTGATGAAAAAGCCGATGATGCATTAAAACTAGTTGATGTGTCAACCCTCAAATTATGTGATGCTTATTACATTATTATTTTCCAGGCAGCGCAAGATACCGCAGTCGACGCATGAGATTCTTGGATGACTGATACAACCTAGTTACTTCTCCTCACCCATTCGGCCGCTATGCATATTCGTACCATTTGTTTGCTCATTATGCATTCAAATTATATAAGCTTGAGCTTATGGAACCGAATGTCTTTAGAGGGTAGTTTCTTCCGGTCTCTCAACGTTGTCTTCCTGTTGTAATATTCATTATGTCACCATTATTTGTTTGAGAACTGCTATCTATATGTAACTAGgacttaattatttatatattttatttattaaatctgAAGTTTCTTGTCATATCCATTATCAACCGGTTCTCTTCCTTATTATATACCGTCCGGTGGACTCGAGATGGACATGAAAAATCAACCTCAATCTTTACTTTGGTGAAGATTTGATAAAACCTTGGCACTACTATGCAAAATAACAGGTTTCtacttttttttgttttttaaaaaatttgatgggTACCATGATGTTAGATTAAGAGCGTAAACGAACCGAATCGAGTATTTCAAGGCTCGAATTCTAGTCAAGTTAGTTATATTCGAGTTCAACTCGATTCAAAGttcgaaatttttaaattttttgtttgaattcggtttgaatttaaaatcgAGTTCGACTTGAAAGATCCAAACATGTTCCAGAACTATTCGAACAATAGCTCAAAAATAAATACTCGAaaaagttaaaatttatttatttaatatatgattatattatattaataaaatattaagacTCGCGAGTGGTTCGCGAACTATCGAACGAAATAATTTGAGTTCGAGTttagctcgaatttgatagGCTCGAATGCAAATCAAAATTTTTTCGAGCCGGCTCAAAAAGCTCGTGAACCGGTTCGGTTCGTAAACACCCCAACATTGGATAAATCATTATGTGATCATGTGTGTTTTTCTTGTCATAATAAAAAACTGAAACAGAGTTTGAAAACATTAATCACAACATTCTTTGTAGAACGGATCCATGAATTTTGTTGAAAAAGGCTATTATTATCAAAAAATGTATCATGCCTCTGATACAATGTGCAAAGTTTTATTACATCAAGACAAGCATTTCGCTGCTATCGAGGGACCCGTGGCTGAGTGGTTGAATAGCAAGTGAATCGTAACTAATTCCTCTATCCACTCTGTTGCTACATCAACCTCACAATCTGATATTCAACCATGCAATTATGTCATCCATGATTTCTTCTTTTTCGGGCTCGAAAAGTAAATCATGCAAGAACCCTTCGTACAGCTTGATCGTTTTGTCAGTTGATGCAGCCTCGTCATATAGCTTCTGAGAGGCTGTGGGATCTGTCACTGAATCTGCTGTTCCATGAAGGACCAGAAACGGCACTGTTAATCGGCTCAAGTTCTGTTGCAAGTAGGTAGTTATGCACAGAATTTCATAGCCGGTTCTTACTCTGATGGAACCAGTAAACACTAGTGGATCGGAATACTTGGCCACCAGTGCATCTGGATCCCTGGACACTGCGATACCCTTCTTGTTTGCTGCACTCAATTGATATCTTGGTAACAAGAATGAAAAAACAGGAGCCAGAACCTAAAATGTAGGAAATTAAGGTCATGGATTcagttttttcaattttaacaaTTTGAAAGAGAAAAGAGAGATTGGTACCGAAAATATAGGATGGGATGGCTGAACACCTACAGCAGGTGAAGTCAATACTACACCAGATACACGTTCTCTCACCTTTGGGTCAAGTACTGCCTATTTAACATACCAAAAAACGTTGAGAAATGGGATGTAAGGTCGTGATAATGTGAATGATAAATCTTATTTGATATTACCTTCAAGATTATGGCTCCACCGGTTGAGTGACCAAAGCAGAAGCAAGGAAGTGCTGGATTTTCAGTTAAAACCTTGCTGAGGAACATTTTCTACACAGAATATACGAGAGGTGCTTTAAATATTTTGTGCTATCCAGTCATTCTAAAAAAAGTACGTGTTCTCTATCATGTACACCAATATGGGAGGACACTCACCATATCGTTTACAGCATAATCAAGAGAATGCACGTATGCATGCAGTCCATCACTCCCACCATGTCCTGCAATAAGGCAAAAGATCGATGAGGAAACGATCTTTTGTGAAATAAACATATCATAGAAAGCAGAACCGTGACAGGCAAAGGTTTCAATACGATGTTTGGCCATCAGAAAATCCCTCAAAATAGCAACTgtatttaacttaaataaatgccGACGAATATTAGTATGTTGTCATAATAATTAGATTTAGACAGAACACCGGAATCTGCTCCCAAGTCATAAAAAGAGGTCGTTTTTGCTGAAAAATTCACGTTTATATAACTAATGCCTAATGGACATCGATACAAGAACTTGACAAAAATCTCAAGACAAGGAATAAAGCTCCTCTTTCCAAGCGCCTAGTTTTTGAGGATGCTCGAAAGATTATATACATTTTGTTCAGAGATACGGTATCTGCTTCCTTTTATGGTTAACTGGTTCTTTTACACAATCAGATTTTCGGAAGCTTGCCTCCTCCTCGACCATACATTACATGCAAGGTACAcataatcatgtaatgacatgaATGATAAGCTTACTTATAAAGGAGGGCTTCATATTACTTTTATGCACCAATGGCATCCAGATTGATATTTATTAATGCCCTGCAACATCCAAATATACATGCGTAGTTGAAGATTGAATCTCTACATTCTAGACTGCAGAATAGCATTCAGAATTGGTTGTCTTCTGATGATCATCAGATAGAGGAACAAAGCAGAAAGTTTTGCTCCTTTACATGCCGTAGAGAGTGTCTGCTGGTGTATGCTGCTCTTTTCTCAGAAATTTTGATCTCTCTTTATCTTTTCCAAGAGGGAAAAATCATCACTCATGTTTTGGATTACTTAAACCAGTAAACATGCTTACTTGTGCGACTCAGAGCACTAGCATGGAACTTTTCTCAGAAAGAAAATAACTGTCATATGTTCTAGGGACATTACTAGTAAGTGATATTCTCAAAATATGTCAAGATAAATACTGTCATAAATTACAGCTAAAATTTTGGACAAATTCGGTAAATTAAAAGTAATAGCTGTCATTATCAAATTTCCTTCTTTAATATGCATGAAACACCAAAATATATGATTATGCAAGAACACATCATCACTTGAATGACCAAGGTTCCCTACTTATAGTTTCATATTGCGCATATTGTAACAActgtttctgaaaatgaaaCGTCcgaaaattagagtggttcgtCACTCACCAATCCAATCCATTCCATAAACCTTGAAGCCATTTGCATTCAGTTTCTTTGCAAAATCACTATATCTGCCACTGTTAGACAAACACACGCGATAAAAGAGCTTTCGAAGATGAAGAAAATGAAACAAAATAGCATCCGACACAGAAAATGTACAATGCATATACAGTACATACCTGTGTTCGTTCAAGCCATGCAAAAGGACAACCAATCCCCTATGCACCAGAAACAAATAATTAGCTTTTGAAGGCAGTCATGCTTCTgaaaaatgatgtcaaactaAATCAGGTAACTAAAAAATCGAGCATAACATGAATTGATATCCTTGTTTCAGCTGAGATGATGTAAAAACCCCTCAGTAGGAGAGCCATTCAAAGTACTTTGGCTTAGTTTACAGAAGATTTGTCTCATCATGAAGATCAGAAAGGCATCTCACATGTCTTTTCTTTTGCTTCATTTATGGTCTAGTCTCAACAAATAGAGCATGATCTAAATTCtccttaaaaaaatttcattttgaattttagtCAAAATACTGAATATCCTGCTGACGGCAGTAGAGAAGACTATCTATACACAATCCAAATCAAAATAATCGTGCTATAGACTTCAATTCTCATTGTGATTCTTGTAATTTGGTGATTGATCTATAACTGAACTACGAAAACAATGATGAAACCAAGAAATTATATGACGGAGACATACGATTTTTCAATCACTTTTGTTTGGATCAGTTCTTTAGTTTTGACAAGTTGGATTAGAAGAAAAAATAATCAAGTTCCTTTCTTGTCTAAATTTTTATCTGCTTGATGTATTTATCCAGACTACGGGACCACATCTCAcgaagattttgaaaattaacgCTGTAAAACACATCAAGTTGATAGAAACTATCACGAGGATGATGAGATAGCAGGTTTATCCAAACTTAAGACTTGTTATTAGTcaattaaatataacataactTCTTAAGGTAGCAAAGATTGCATCAAGAAGATGTTGGACCAAAATATagcatatatttatatttattacgAAAGTTACACACACTATTCATTAACTCTAGCTCTTAATTCATTTTTCTACATACACTCATTGTGACTCAAATGCCTTAAACCAGCGACACCAATCCCATGCCTAACGGATTTTACCATGCTGCACCGGTGCAGCCATAATCATAACTGTAACGACTATGGGCCGTAACCTCGACTTATAGTCATGTACTACCACTGGTGATAAGCCATAGGTTGGTCTAGCATGGACGGCTCATGTTGGGTCAGCCTACGATCCATGGGAGTTACAATAACCATAGCATAAGATAAAATCGGCCTTCCTCCAAAATACGAGTGTGACACCCATTTTTTGCAGACTTCAATAGCTACGGCCCATGTGGGTGATTTAGTCGCGGTGGAGCATCTCTCTCTCATCCCTCACTACGGCAACAGTAGCTTTCCCAAAAATCTAAAATAATGGCACTAATTTCCTATCTTCCTACCCACCTACCCTACCACAGAACCCAAGAAGAAAGAGTTACCATCACGAGAAGCCACTTGGTTTTTTGAAACTCTTGGAAAGCGGTCCAATCATGaggtatatttattattatccCTATTTATGCTGGAATATTCCTGTCATATTTTGATGCTCAGGTTTTGTATATCTAGATATGTTCGAATGGAGCTAATTACCAGTAACATCAACTTTATGCATGTGGACAGAGCATATATGCTCCAGTGTAGGAATTGTCCATGTCACATTCAAAATCCTACCTTTTACAGCCGATGAAAACAAGAGGAACAGCAGAAGCGTATCGGCTGTAAAACTTCATTGGATTAAAATTAATAGTCTTCTGTGATTTCTGCTTCTTGATTTcttattttccaaaaaaaaaaaaaacatcaatttcatcaaaacttaatgAAGAAAAAACCCAAAAATGTCAATCATTTGAAGAAGAAAACTACATGTGAATCATTCACCATTTACAAAGCAccaaaattaattatgttgtcaATTGCTTGTAGCCTAAGCCAAGTTTGGGACGAGTATCGGTTCGATTTATGCGTAATTTCGACGAGTTTATGAACCAAAATACAATATTAGCCGAGAAAAAATATTATGGAAACTATGAATCTTATATACCTGACTTCAACATTAGCAGGTGTCCACGATT from the Primulina tabacum isolate GXHZ01 chromosome 16, ASM2559414v2, whole genome shotgun sequence genome contains:
- the LOC142529488 gene encoding uncharacterized protein LOC142529488, yielding MVRMGFDDRWIARVMNCVTSVSYSFRVNQEMVGPIIPSRGLRQARGLFRGVKIAPTCPSVCHLFFADDSLVFFRATIQEGARVKECLSLYEKASGQLINYDKSAVSFSPNSSPALMDTIKTILTIPVVHQHDLYLGLPTISMWSKRLQFNYLCERVVKRIQGWNHKWFSIGGKEVLIKSVLQAIPTFAMSCFKMPIRVCEDIEKECANFWWGLDKGKRKMHWRSWDFLCKPKGRGGLGFRKLTEFNKALLAKQLWRLIRFPNSLVARVLKGRYFRHVSVLEARLGKILKIPLPATGMSDSVFWRFDAKGKYMVCDGCRLQRGLFSPPEHQSEHPNESWWEFIWSLSVPPKEATQTSTLDICMWLKQQLSKEEFENLAVHTWGIWKEKQNFIHGDRTKPMAENICWSSTMLCEFRKTRKLVKISNQSVVANSERKWTPPGRCTLKLNVDAAFNEDKQQYSAGGVIRDSQSRLLLAFGKQINQPLSVLHGELLAIREGIKLLYEKDFQDVQVESYSLLAVQAVTAHQEDLSYIDSCAADIRARIQAPIISKLSHVRRSANKVAYFLAHFVFSSPTSFVWMDG
- the LOC142529248 gene encoding uncharacterized protein LOC142529248 — translated: MQLVELIACENKMGAVVLTVQRANSPAMDSYIGKLRWLCFATSTSSRHSYSHLYPYVLCFTQYSMSAISPSRVDPLGVQKSYEILCKTFDHEARVILEAAQDTAVDA
- the LOC142529904 gene encoding uncharacterized protein LOC142529904 — encoded protein: MICLAFPCPNFFCVNRLHLQARINTTSKPRSELYKNWPLEVYLYQISSRLNLSLAFKSSAMVENASDAASTVMLTSGASGRLNALLSLRLLKSLWLLINAFLLIFLLPFRGRRSAEKGGSGGGGKEEKPQGKVVRVPAAMVPRKSAPAAVDKEVAARRALAIKRVVEDNGDGDVKDSLRDFSLLVSSRGDTIFTQSWTPANVEVRGLVVLLHGLNEHSGRYSDFAKKLNANGFKVYGMDWIGHGGSDGLHAYVHSLDYAVNDMKMFLSKVLTENPALPCFCFGHSTGGAIILKAVLDPKVRERVSGVVLTSPAVGVQPSHPIFSVLAPVFSFLLPRYQLSAANKKGIAVSRDPDALVAKYSDPLVFTGSIRVRTGYEILCITTYLQQNLSRLTVPFLVLHGTADSVTDPTASQKLYDEAASTDKTIKLYEGFLHDLLFEPEKEEIMDDIIAWLNIRL